In a genomic window of Lathamus discolor isolate bLatDis1 chromosome 4, bLatDis1.hap1, whole genome shotgun sequence:
- the TXNL4B gene encoding thioredoxin-like protein 4B yields the protein MSLVLPKLTCKREVDQAIKIVAEKVLVLRFGRDNDAVCLQLDDILAKTAHDLSKMAVIYLVDANKVPVYTRYFDISYIPSTVFFFNGQHMKVDYGSPDHTKFVGSFKTKQDFIDLIEVVYRGAMRGKLIVRSPIDPNNIPKYDLLYQGI from the exons ATGAGTCTTGTGCTGCCCAAATTGACCTGTAAGAGGGAAGTGGATCAGGCAATAAAAATCGTGGCTGAGAAGGTTTTGGTTCTCCGGTTTGGAAGAGATAACGATGCTGTCTGTCTGCAGCTCGATGATATT CTTGCAAAGACAGCTCATGACCTAAGTAAAATGGCAGTGATTTACCTCGTGGATGCGAACAAGGTTCCAGTGTACACCCGGTATTTTGACATCAGTTATATTCCAtctactgtatttttcttcaatgGACAACACATGAAGGTTGATTATGG GTCTCCAGATCATACCAAATTTGTAGGAAgcttcaaaacaaagcaagactTTATAGATCTGATTGAAGTGGTTTACCGTGGTGCCATGCGTGGAAAGCTCATTGTGAGAAGTCCCATTGATCCCAATAACATTCCTAAATATGACCTTCTCTACCAAGGAATTTAG
- the TRMT10C gene encoding tRNA methyltransferase 10 homolog C: MQSANMLLKKIIRSSFLPFAAQHGMKKHLFPLSRTLSLSLCLKQDNSCSPSEKLDLDAWKKVMKSGLQEEVNGTVSECKEPATLSAARETLEMWRLAGKSVPENITEEQLKTFMECTSKSAKKKYLKYLHLKELHKKNDKRRMEEKRERKLEAQEQASETGVTKKNSFICLWANCMDKVCNWRAAQSMVFGQPLVFDMSFEKDMSVREVANTVRQIVLSESTNRRSIDPFHIHFCNFKDNSLYHKEFIKHYREAWGKLLITVTDQCYTEVFPKEKLIYLTADSPKVMKTFDHNKIYIVGSMVDRNIKTGVSLARAKRLGLETAALPLEKYLLWNTGAKNLTLDQMMHILLTLKDTGDWQKALEFVPKRKYCGFVNKPVHELKKTLSLINTLKLGKRQEEVRKQFAENYSKKQMQK; the protein is encoded by the coding sequence ATGCAGTCTGCCAAtatgcttctgaaaaaaattatcagaagTTCTTTCCTCCCGTTTGCTGCACAACATGGGatgaaaaagcatttgtttCCACTCAGTAGAACTCTGAGTTTATCACTTTGCCTGAAGCAGGACAATTCATGCAGTCCCTCAGAAAAACTAGATTTAGATGCGTGGAAGAAGGTAATGAAATCTGGGTTGCAAGAAGAAGTCAATGGGACGGTCTCTGAGTGTAAGGAGCCTGCCACTTTGTCTGCTGCACGTGAGACGCTGGAGATGTGGAGACTAGCTGGCAAATCAGTTCCAGAAAATATCACCGAAGAACAACTGAAAACCTTTATGGAATGTACTTCCAAGTCagctaaaaagaaatatttaaaatatttgcatctcAAAGAACTTCacaagaaaaatgacaaaagaaggatggaagagaaaagggaaaggaagctAGAAGCACAAGAGCAAGCTTCAGAAACTGGTGTGACCAAGAAGAATTCATTCATATGTTTGTGGGCCAACTGTATGGACAAAGTATGCAACTGGAGGGCTGCACAGTCGATGGTCTTTGGCCAGCCACTAGTATTTGACATGTCCTTTGAAAAAGATATGTCTGTCCGAGAAGTGGCAAATACAGTGAGACAGATAGTACTGAGTGAAAGTACCAATCGAAGATCTATCGATCCGTTCCACATTCACTTCTGTAACTTCAAAGACAATAGCCTCTATCATAAGGAATTTATCAAGCATTACAGGGAGGCATGGGGCAAACTGCTTATCACTGTGACAGACCAGTGCTACACAGAAgtctttccaaaggaaaagcttATCTATCTGACTGCTGATTCTCccaaagtaatgaaaacatttgatCACAATAAAATCTATATTGTGGGGTCAATGGTTGACAGGAACATAAAAACAGGGGTCTCTTTAGCACGAGCAAAGCGACTGGGGCTGGAGACTGCGGCTCTTCCGTTAGAGAAGTACTTGCTCTGGAATACTGGTGCCAAAAATCTCACACTGGATCAAATGATGCACATTTTATTAACCTTGAAAGACACCGGAGACTGGCAGAAGGCTCTCGAATTTGTTCCGAAAAGGAAATACTGTGGCTTTGTAAACAAGCCTGTacatgaactgaaaaaaaccttaagCCTGATCAACACTCTTAAACttggaaagaggcaggaagaaGTACGAAAGCAGTTTGCAGAGAACTACTCAAAGAAGCAAATGCAGAAGTAG